A window from Melopsittacus undulatus isolate bMelUnd1 chromosome Z, bMelUnd1.mat.Z, whole genome shotgun sequence encodes these proteins:
- the RPL13 gene encoding large ribosomal subunit protein eL13, with the protein MAPSRNGMILKPHFHKDWQRRVATWFNQPARKIRRRKARQVKARRIAPRPVAGPIRPIVRCPTIRYHKKVRAGRGFSLEELKLAGINKKFARTIGISVDPRRRNKSTESLQANVQRLKEYHSKLILFPRKPAMPKKGDSSAEELKMATQLTGPVMPIKNVFKREKARVISEDEKNFKAFASLRMARANARLFGIRAKRAKEAAEQDVEKKK; encoded by the exons ATGGCGCCCAGCCGCAATGGCATGATCCTGAAGCCCCACTTCCATAAGGACTGGCAGCGGAGAGTGGCCACATGGTTCAACCAGCCCGCCCGCAAGATCCGCAG GAGGAAGGCCCGCCAGGTGAAGGCTCGACGCATCGCTCCCCGTCCTGTGGCTGGGCCCATTCGGCCCATAGTGAGGTGCCCGACTATCAGGTACCACAAAAAAGTTCGTGCTGGCAGAGGCTTCAGCCTAGAAGAGCTTAAG CTTGCTGGCATCAACAAAAAGTTTGCCCGGACTATTGGAATCTCTGTGGATCCCCGGCGACGTAACAAGTCCACGGAGTCCCTGCAAGCCAACGTGCAGAGGCTGAAGGAGTACCACTCCAAGCTCATCCTCTTCCCAAGGAAGCCAGCTATGCCGAAGAAGGGAGACAGCTCT GCTGAGGAACTCAAGATGGCAACTCAGCTGACAGGACCCGTTATGCCGATCAAGAAT GTTTTCAAGCGGGAGAAGGCTCGTGTTATCTCAGAAGACGAAAAGAACTTCAAGGCTTTCGCCAGCCTGCGCATGGCTCGGGCCAATGCCCGGCTCTTCGGCATCCGCGCCAAGCGCGCTAAAGAGGCGGCAGAGCAGGATgtggagaagaagaaatga